In one window of uncultured Acetobacteroides sp. DNA:
- a CDS encoding EI24 domain-containing protein — translation MRHFFAGLGLAFRGYAQSFRTISACKLGWVFAVPLLILLLNLWVGGNLAYHLTAHATDWFRDIIPFSMGNGWLAGLIRTLSAFIVWLSLFFVMVYVGGTVLLILLSPLLAYISERVEAHLTGRSYPFRLGELLSDIVRGIRIALRNLAVEVGLTAALFLVGLIPAVGFLVPFVLFGVAAYYYGFAFMDYTLERRRYTVRQSIALVRRHRGAAVGLGAGYMLLTTIPFVGLALAGFASILSEVAATLACNELAEER, via the coding sequence ATGAGACACTTTTTTGCCGGGCTTGGCCTCGCGTTCCGCGGCTACGCCCAATCGTTTCGTACCATATCCGCCTGCAAGCTGGGCTGGGTATTTGCCGTTCCGCTGCTGATCCTGCTGCTCAACCTTTGGGTGGGCGGCAATCTGGCCTACCACCTCACAGCCCATGCGACGGACTGGTTTCGAGATATCATTCCCTTCTCGATGGGCAACGGCTGGCTAGCCGGCCTGATCCGCACGCTATCGGCCTTCATCGTATGGCTATCGCTGTTCTTCGTGATGGTGTACGTCGGGGGCACGGTGCTGCTGATACTCCTATCGCCGCTGCTGGCCTACATCTCCGAGCGGGTGGAGGCGCACCTCACCGGCCGCAGCTACCCCTTCCGCCTGGGCGAGCTCCTGAGCGACATCGTTCGCGGCATCCGCATCGCCCTGCGCAACCTTGCCGTAGAGGTTGGCCTTACCGCGGCGCTATTCCTGGTGGGGCTCATCCCGGCGGTAGGCTTTCTGGTACCCTTTGTCCTGTTCGGGGTGGCCGCCTACTACTACGGCTTCGCGTTTATGGACTACACGCTGGAGCGCCGCCGCTACACAGTGCGCCAGAGCATCGCCCTGGTGAGGCGCCACAGGGGCGCCGCCGTTGGGCTGGGCGCCGGGTACATGCTGCTTACCACCATTCCGTTCGTCGGCTTGGCGCTGGCCGGCTTCGCCTCCATCCTCTCGGAGGTGGCGGCCACCCTAGCCTGCAACGAGCTGGCCGAGGAGCGGTAG
- a CDS encoding glutaminyl-peptide cyclotransferase, translating to MTKYQPMVYAALLSLSLISCSGDSKKEATSAGETIKAAPQIEVSRYKEGDMIKEGDAIALSFTLPKEAANPDSITVSLNDKRIQKGLETSATIATAGMKLGRQRIVIEAYKGGTVAAERYLSLSIKSASKPASYRYTVVATYPHDTRAYTQGLAFDGNTLYEGTGQRGISDLRIVELKSGQVVKSLPLPDQVFGEGIAILGDKIYQLSWQEQRGFVYDKKSFKKISEFTYAGEGWGLTTDGKMLFQSDGTRAIRIIDPANLTEKNRIEVFDNVGPVEELNELEYIDGELWANIYQTDKIARIDPATGRVLGYIDFSNLLPKEDYKEGTDVLNGIAYHKATGKIYVTGKNWPKLFEVKVVKR from the coding sequence ATGACTAAATACCAACCCATGGTTTACGCAGCGCTGCTATCGCTATCGCTCATATCGTGCAGCGGAGACTCCAAGAAGGAGGCAACCTCTGCCGGCGAAACAATAAAGGCAGCGCCTCAAATTGAGGTATCGCGCTATAAAGAAGGCGATATGATAAAGGAAGGCGACGCAATTGCCCTGTCGTTTACCCTACCCAAAGAGGCTGCCAATCCAGATTCGATTACGGTATCGCTAAACGACAAGCGCATACAGAAAGGGCTTGAGACATCGGCAACAATTGCCACTGCGGGGATGAAGTTGGGACGCCAGCGCATCGTTATTGAGGCCTACAAGGGCGGAACGGTGGCTGCGGAGAGATATCTGTCGCTGAGCATCAAGTCGGCGAGCAAGCCGGCCAGCTACCGCTACACCGTTGTTGCCACCTACCCACACGACACCCGCGCTTACACGCAGGGACTCGCCTTCGACGGGAATACGCTCTACGAAGGAACGGGTCAGCGGGGCATATCGGACCTGCGCATCGTTGAACTGAAAAGCGGACAGGTGGTAAAGAGCCTCCCTCTCCCCGACCAGGTGTTTGGCGAGGGTATCGCCATACTGGGCGATAAGATCTACCAGCTGTCGTGGCAGGAGCAGCGAGGTTTCGTTTACGATAAGAAGAGCTTCAAAAAGATAAGCGAGTTCACCTACGCCGGTGAGGGATGGGGCCTGACCACCGACGGAAAGATGCTCTTCCAGAGCGATGGTACCAGGGCCATCCGCATCATAGACCCCGCCAACCTGACGGAGAAGAACCGCATAGAGGTGTTCGACAACGTGGGACCGGTGGAGGAGCTGAACGAACTGGAGTACATCGACGGCGAGCTGTGGGCCAACATCTACCAAACGGATAAGATTGCCCGCATAGACCCAGCGACGGGACGCGTGCTGGGGTATATCGACTTCAGCAATCTGCTGCCCAAGGAGGACTACAAGGAGGGCACCGACGTGCTCAACGGTATTGCCTACCACAAGGCCACCGGCAAGATCTACGTGACGGGTAAGAACTGGCCCAAACTGTTTGAGGTGAAGGTGGTGAAGAGGTAG
- a CDS encoding helix-turn-helix domain-containing protein, with translation MLVFNLSRIFRAAGVRDPRKFLKEKGYKENTVHRIVNLQVSQLRLSSLEAMCLKLGCTPNDLLEWRPSRDFASKDVPLQQLRLKQEEDLQIDDMVMQLSYEQQLKLKEMIKEQFGEKAEVAQ, from the coding sequence ATGCTAGTATTCAACCTAAGTAGAATTTTCAGAGCGGCGGGCGTACGCGACCCCCGGAAGTTTTTGAAGGAGAAGGGGTACAAGGAGAACACCGTACACCGAATTGTTAACCTGCAGGTGTCGCAGCTGCGGCTGAGCAGCCTGGAGGCGATGTGCCTGAAGCTGGGCTGCACGCCCAACGACCTGCTGGAGTGGAGGCCAAGCCGCGATTTCGCCAGCAAGGATGTGCCGCTGCAGCAGCTACGGTTAAAACAGGAGGAGGACCTGCAGATTGACGACATGGTGATGCAGCTGAGCTACGAGCAGCAGCTGAAGCTGAAGGAGATGATCAAGGAGCAGTTTGGCGAAAAGGCGGAGGTGGCGCAGTAG
- a CDS encoding thymidine kinase yields MFLEKSLNGRASKGWIEVVCGSMFSGKTEELIRRLKRAKFANQRVEIFKPEVDVRYSTSEVVSHDSNAIRSTPVSGSGNILLLCGDVDVVGIDEAQFFDMGLIDVCNNLANQGIRVIVAGLDMDYKGKPFGPIPSLMATAEYVTKVHAVCMKCGNLAQYSHRTVVNDKLVVLGEKDSYEPLCRSCFNKANNDSKR; encoded by the coding sequence ATGTTTCTGGAAAAATCGTTAAACGGTAGGGCCTCAAAAGGATGGATAGAGGTGGTGTGCGGATCGATGTTTTCGGGTAAAACCGAGGAGCTTATCCGCCGCCTGAAGCGAGCCAAATTTGCCAACCAGCGGGTCGAGATCTTCAAGCCCGAAGTTGATGTCCGCTACTCCACCAGCGAGGTAGTTTCGCACGATTCGAACGCCATCCGCTCCACCCCCGTGTCCGGCTCGGGCAACATCCTACTCCTCTGCGGCGACGTGGACGTGGTGGGCATCGACGAGGCGCAATTCTTCGACATGGGCCTTATCGACGTCTGCAACAACCTCGCCAACCAGGGTATCCGCGTAATCGTTGCCGGACTGGACATGGACTACAAGGGAAAGCCCTTCGGGCCAATCCCCTCGCTGATGGCAACGGCAGAATATGTCACAAAAGTTCATGCCGTTTGCATGAAATGCGGTAACTTAGCTCAGTATTCGCATAGAACCGTTGTGAACGATAAGCTGGTGGTTTTGGGCGAAAAAGACTCCTACGAGCCTCTTTGCCGCTCCTGCTTCAACAAGGCGAACAACGATTCGAAGCGGTAA
- a CDS encoding bifunctional UDP-N-acetylmuramoyl-tripeptide:D-alanyl-D-alanine ligase/alanine racemase: MPNYTLKDITLAVSGKLVGNPDATVSHLIIDSRSAASPNDSIFFAIQGIHHDGHKFISELYQKGIRSFVVVQKALPDISKFADASFIFVDNTLDALQSLAAFHRRRFSYPVVGVTGSNGKTVVKEWATQLMHGEKKVVRSPRSYNSQVGVPLSVWLMSPENDVAIFEAGISKPSEMHRLEHILTPDIGIITNIGAAHQENFSTLREKLQEKLELFEHSKVIIYQLDNSLINEEVHNIPLKGKQLFTWGTSKDASLTILGKEVDKHTKLTLCYAQETFTAEIPFTDDASVENAMHSISLLLVLGFTPEFIEERVKKLIPVAMRLEQKEGINSCTIINDSYNSDISSLTIALNLLNNQKFSKRTLILSDIFQSGKSNQELYSEVARLVKEKHVDKIIGIGTAISANESLFTGIEKRFFTSTDDFLHSYHKEDFANEAILLKGSRSFQFERISRQLERQIHQTVLEINLNALVNNLNYFRSLVKPTTKFVAMVKAFSYGSGFYEIASMLQYQRIDYLAVAFADEGVELREAGITMPIIVLNAEPGSFDLMISYNLEPEIYSRTALTRFRDAAVRAGVTSYPIHVKLDTGMHRLGFIEEDIDELISFLKDDEQLRISSIFSHLAASDEAIHDDFTNQQIALFSRLSSRIIDKLGYHINRHILNSAGIERFPSAEFDMVRLGIGLYGVSAANQAKLEMVSTLRSTIVQTKDIPPHESVGYGRKGKVETPKRIATIPIGYADGLNRRLSNGVGKIMVKGELAPIIGNICMDTCMIDITDIDAHEGDEVTIFGENPTIMDIASWIGTIPYEILTGISRRVKRIYIQE, from the coding sequence ATGCCAAATTACACGTTAAAGGATATCACCCTTGCCGTTAGCGGCAAGCTGGTGGGTAATCCGGATGCCACGGTAAGCCACCTTATAATAGATAGCCGAAGCGCCGCATCTCCCAACGACTCCATCTTCTTTGCCATACAGGGCATTCACCACGATGGGCACAAGTTTATCTCCGAACTCTACCAAAAGGGCATCCGCAGCTTTGTGGTAGTTCAAAAAGCGCTCCCCGACATCAGCAAGTTCGCCGACGCCAGCTTCATCTTTGTCGATAATACGCTCGACGCGCTGCAGTCGCTGGCCGCCTTCCACCGCAGGCGCTTCAGCTACCCCGTGGTAGGCGTCACCGGCAGCAACGGCAAAACGGTGGTTAAGGAGTGGGCCACCCAGCTGATGCACGGCGAGAAGAAGGTGGTGCGCAGCCCGCGCAGCTACAACTCGCAGGTTGGCGTTCCGCTCTCGGTGTGGCTCATGAGCCCCGAAAACGACGTAGCCATCTTCGAAGCTGGCATATCCAAACCCTCCGAGATGCACCGCCTCGAGCACATCCTGACTCCCGATATCGGCATCATCACCAACATCGGCGCCGCGCATCAGGAGAACTTTAGCACCTTACGGGAGAAGCTACAGGAGAAGCTGGAGCTCTTCGAGCATTCCAAGGTAATCATCTACCAGCTCGACAATAGCCTTATCAACGAGGAGGTGCACAACATCCCGCTCAAGGGCAAGCAACTATTCACATGGGGAACCTCAAAGGATGCGTCGCTTACCATCCTGGGCAAGGAGGTGGACAAGCACACGAAGCTAACGCTCTGCTACGCGCAGGAGACCTTCACGGCTGAAATCCCCTTTACTGATGATGCCTCGGTGGAGAATGCCATGCACAGCATCTCGCTGCTGCTCGTCCTTGGCTTTACGCCAGAGTTTATCGAGGAGCGCGTAAAGAAGCTCATCCCCGTAGCCATGCGCCTCGAGCAGAAGGAGGGCATAAACAGCTGTACCATCATCAACGATAGCTACAACTCCGACATCAGCTCGCTAACCATCGCGCTGAACCTGCTCAACAACCAAAAGTTTAGCAAGCGAACGCTTATCCTTTCAGATATCTTCCAGAGCGGCAAAAGCAACCAGGAGCTCTACAGCGAGGTTGCCAGGCTGGTTAAGGAAAAGCATGTGGATAAGATCATCGGCATCGGCACCGCCATTAGCGCCAATGAGTCGCTATTTACGGGCATCGAGAAGCGCTTCTTCACCAGCACCGACGACTTTCTGCACTCCTACCACAAGGAGGATTTTGCCAACGAGGCGATCCTTCTAAAAGGGAGCCGCAGCTTCCAGTTCGAGCGCATATCGCGCCAGCTCGAGCGCCAAATACACCAGACGGTACTAGAGATCAACCTCAACGCGCTGGTCAACAACCTCAACTACTTCCGCTCGCTGGTTAAGCCCACCACCAAGTTTGTGGCAATGGTCAAAGCATTCTCGTACGGCAGCGGCTTCTACGAGATCGCCAGCATGCTGCAGTACCAGCGGATCGACTACCTTGCCGTAGCCTTTGCCGACGAAGGGGTGGAACTACGCGAGGCTGGCATCACCATGCCCATCATCGTGCTCAACGCCGAACCCGGCTCGTTCGACCTCATGATTAGCTACAACCTAGAGCCCGAAATATACAGCAGAACCGCCCTCACCCGCTTTAGGGATGCCGCTGTCAGGGCTGGCGTCACCAGCTACCCAATCCACGTTAAGCTCGACACCGGCATGCACCGCCTTGGCTTCATCGAAGAGGACATCGACGAGCTAATTTCCTTCCTAAAGGACGACGAGCAGCTAAGGATATCGAGCATATTCTCGCACCTTGCCGCAAGCGACGAGGCTATCCACGACGATTTCACCAACCAGCAGATAGCCCTCTTCAGCCGGCTTTCATCGCGGATAATCGATAAGCTGGGGTACCATATCAACCGCCACATCCTTAACTCCGCAGGGATAGAACGCTTCCCAAGTGCAGAATTCGACATGGTACGGTTGGGCATTGGTCTTTACGGGGTAAGCGCAGCCAACCAGGCTAAGCTCGAAATGGTAAGCACCCTACGCTCCACAATAGTTCAAACCAAGGACATTCCACCTCACGAATCGGTAGGCTATGGACGAAAGGGCAAGGTGGAGACGCCTAAGCGTATTGCCACCATCCCTATTGGCTACGCCGATGGGCTTAACAGAAGGCTAAGCAATGGCGTTGGAAAGATTATGGTGAAAGGCGAGTTGGCTCCAATCATCGGCAACATCTGCATGGACACCTGCATGATCGACATAACAGATATTGATGCTCACGAGGGCGATGAGGTAACCATCTTTGGCGAGAACCCAACCATAATGGATATCGCATCATGGATTGGAACCATCCCGTACGAGATACTGACAGGAATATCAAGGCGCGTAAAGCGCATCTACATTCAGGAATAA
- a CDS encoding CDP-alcohol phosphatidyltransferase family protein: protein MNQSGFIKNIPNSLTSLNLVSGCIAIAFAFHGMLSYAGYLILVAAVFDFFDGMVARSLKVHSPIGKELDSLADVVSFGVAPTIILLELMAKALMPQQDVFLGFFESFSSSELPPLTKIFMYRNVIEFGFWTYFFLATPLLIAVFSALRLAKFNIDTRQTTSFIGLPTPANAIFILSLGFISENVKNPTVQGIIIHPMTLFFVSAIFSYLLVCEMPMFALKFKSFGIKDNALKYGFIAVSLILIAIFKLYALPIVILLYILVSFVVWVASQLKANSDLKY, encoded by the coding sequence ATGAACCAATCGGGTTTTATTAAGAATATCCCCAATAGCCTTACTTCGCTTAATCTTGTTTCGGGATGTATCGCAATTGCCTTCGCCTTTCATGGCATGCTATCCTACGCCGGCTACCTTATCCTAGTCGCTGCAGTGTTTGACTTCTTTGATGGCATGGTTGCCCGATCGCTAAAGGTTCATTCGCCCATAGGTAAGGAGCTCGACTCGCTTGCTGATGTGGTAAGCTTTGGCGTTGCTCCAACAATCATTCTGCTGGAGCTTATGGCAAAAGCGCTAATGCCACAGCAGGATGTTTTCTTGGGCTTCTTCGAGTCTTTCTCGAGTAGCGAATTGCCTCCGCTTACCAAGATCTTCATGTACCGCAATGTTATTGAGTTCGGTTTCTGGACTTACTTTTTCTTAGCAACCCCGCTGCTCATTGCAGTCTTCTCTGCACTACGTCTTGCTAAGTTCAATATCGATACCCGTCAGACAACCTCGTTTATTGGGTTGCCAACCCCTGCCAACGCAATATTTATCCTATCCCTCGGATTTATCTCCGAAAACGTAAAGAATCCTACCGTTCAGGGCATCATCATTCACCCAATGACGCTGTTCTTTGTTTCGGCGATTTTTTCGTACCTGCTTGTTTGCGAGATGCCAATGTTTGCGCTAAAGTTTAAGAGTTTTGGCATTAAGGATAATGCGCTCAAGTATGGCTTCATTGCGGTATCGCTTATCCTTATTGCGATCTTCAAACTGTATGCGCTGCCAATTGTAATCCTTCTTTACATCCTGGTGTCGTTTGTGGTATGGGTTGCCAGCCAGCTAAAGGCGAATAGCGATTTGAAGTACTAG
- the rsmI gene encoding 16S rRNA (cytidine(1402)-2'-O)-methyltransferase, producing MSKLYIVPTPIGNLEDMTLRAINVLKSADVVLAEDTRKSAILLKHYSIQAKLQSHHKFNEHKTVDMVADLIGAGQSVALVSDAGTPGISDPGFLLVRTCLERGIEVECLPGATAFVPALVNSGLPCDKFVFEGFLPQKKGRQTRLEKMATEDRTIVFYESPHRLVKTLTQLAEHMGPDRRASVSRELTKLYEENARGTLAELIAHFSAKEVKGEIVIIVEGVTQKETKKRNKYRNDEDEDYNSEEWVEKNEE from the coding sequence ATGTCAAAGCTCTACATAGTTCCAACGCCCATTGGGAACCTCGAGGATATGACCCTGCGGGCCATTAACGTGCTGAAAAGCGCCGACGTGGTGCTGGCCGAGGATACCCGCAAGTCGGCCATCTTGCTGAAGCATTACAGCATTCAGGCCAAGCTGCAGAGCCACCACAAGTTTAACGAGCACAAAACCGTGGATATGGTGGCCGACCTGATCGGCGCCGGCCAGTCGGTTGCCCTAGTCTCCGATGCTGGCACGCCCGGCATCTCCGACCCCGGCTTTCTGCTGGTGCGCACCTGCCTGGAGCGCGGCATAGAGGTGGAGTGCCTGCCCGGCGCAACGGCCTTTGTGCCCGCGCTGGTAAACAGCGGCCTGCCCTGCGACAAGTTCGTGTTCGAGGGATTTCTGCCCCAGAAGAAGGGGCGTCAAACCAGGCTCGAGAAGATGGCTACCGAAGATCGTACCATCGTCTTTTACGAGTCGCCCCACCGCCTGGTGAAGACGCTCACCCAGCTGGCCGAGCACATGGGCCCCGACCGTAGGGCCTCCGTTTCGCGCGAGCTCACCAAGCTCTACGAGGAGAACGCCCGCGGCACCCTTGCCGAGCTCATCGCCCACTTTAGCGCCAAGGAGGTGAAGGGCGAGATCGTCATCATCGTGGAGGGCGTCACCCAAAAGGAGACCAAGAAGCGGAACAAGTACCGCAACGACGAGGACGAGGACTACAACTCGGAGGAGTGGGTGGAGAAGAATGAAGAATGA
- the dcm gene encoding DNA (cytosine-5-)-methyltransferase, which produces MPTYSKVKEELKINVDKHLNDGYASVTHYWQNYNTEEASSFKVKAKEYLENDILSVCTDVEQARIPLVFDVPFPPPANPKFKFIDLFAGIGGFRIAFQNLGGRCVFSSEWNKYSQKTYEANFGEVPFGDITKIDESTIPDHDILIGGFPCQPFSIAGVSKKNALGREHGFKDKTQGTLFFDIVRIIEHKRPKAFLLENVKNLVSHDRGKTFEVIKGALKELNYTVHYQVLNGKHFVPQNRERILIVGFDNNVFHGNESFQFPEMPNDPKQIKNILEDIVESKYTLSNKLWDYLQSYALKHKAKGNGFGFGLVDMEGIARTMSARYYKDGAEILIPQDGMNPRRLTPRECARLQGYPKNFKIPVSDNQAYRQFGNSVVVPLMQTVGEKIIHEIVEKNGRDSRKSDSGGPEE; this is translated from the coding sequence ATGCCAACCTACAGCAAAGTAAAAGAAGAGCTTAAGATTAACGTCGACAAGCACCTTAACGATGGCTATGCCAGCGTAACGCACTACTGGCAGAATTACAACACGGAAGAGGCCTCTTCTTTTAAGGTAAAAGCCAAGGAGTACCTGGAGAACGACATCCTATCCGTATGCACCGACGTTGAGCAAGCAAGAATACCCCTTGTATTTGACGTCCCATTCCCCCCACCTGCCAATCCTAAGTTCAAGTTCATTGACCTCTTTGCCGGGATTGGAGGCTTTAGGATTGCCTTTCAGAATCTCGGAGGCAGGTGCGTGTTTTCGAGCGAGTGGAACAAGTACTCGCAGAAAACCTACGAGGCCAACTTCGGGGAAGTCCCCTTTGGCGACATCACCAAAATCGACGAGTCAACGATACCCGACCATGACATCCTCATCGGGGGATTCCCATGCCAGCCCTTCTCCATTGCAGGCGTAAGCAAGAAGAATGCGCTCGGAAGAGAGCACGGCTTTAAGGACAAAACCCAGGGAACGCTATTCTTCGACATCGTCAGAATTATCGAGCACAAACGCCCCAAAGCATTCCTGCTCGAAAATGTAAAGAACCTGGTATCCCACGACAGGGGAAAGACCTTTGAGGTGATTAAAGGCGCCCTAAAGGAGCTAAACTACACCGTTCACTACCAAGTGTTGAACGGGAAGCATTTTGTTCCCCAAAATCGGGAGAGAATCCTTATCGTTGGCTTCGACAACAACGTCTTCCATGGAAATGAATCGTTCCAGTTCCCCGAGATGCCCAACGATCCGAAGCAGATAAAGAATATCCTAGAGGACATCGTCGAAAGCAAGTACACCTTATCGAATAAGCTGTGGGATTACCTTCAGAGCTATGCCTTAAAGCACAAGGCTAAAGGGAACGGCTTTGGGTTTGGCCTTGTCGACATGGAAGGCATCGCCCGAACCATGTCTGCCAGGTACTACAAGGATGGTGCAGAAATCCTCATCCCCCAAGATGGAATGAACCCAAGAAGGCTTACCCCCCGCGAATGCGCCCGACTACAGGGCTACCCGAAAAATTTTAAAATACCCGTTTCGGACAACCAAGCCTACCGCCAGTTCGGCAACTCGGTGGTTGTACCCCTAATGCAAACCGTAGGAGAAAAAATTATACACGAAATAGTAGAAAAAAATGGAAGGGATAGTAGAAAAAGCGATTCAGGCGGTCCAGAGGAATGA
- a CDS encoding Crp/Fnr family transcriptional regulator yields MRHHEIDPKAYIENVYSVFTHLSDEDKEAIMANTTWHRFKKSEIVFKEGDKPTGLIVLVAGKVKMFKEGVGGREQIIRMAKPSTMIGYRALFADENYISSIQAIEESIICIIDKATLYKIMRSNIDMTLALLKVVASELGFSTNRTVTLTQKHIRGRLAESLVFLKETYGFEDDGGTLKVYLSREDLASLSNMTTSNAIRTLSSFAAEDLIHLDGRRIKILDLKKLERISDLG; encoded by the coding sequence ATGAGGCATCACGAAATTGACCCCAAAGCGTATATCGAGAATGTCTACAGCGTATTTACCCACCTGTCTGACGAAGATAAGGAGGCAATTATGGCTAATACAACTTGGCATCGCTTTAAAAAAAGCGAGATTGTTTTTAAGGAAGGTGATAAGCCTACGGGTCTCATTGTTTTGGTTGCTGGTAAGGTAAAGATGTTTAAGGAGGGTGTTGGTGGTCGTGAGCAAATTATTCGTATGGCTAAGCCTAGCACCATGATTGGTTACAGAGCCCTTTTTGCCGATGAAAACTACATCTCGTCTATTCAGGCAATTGAGGAGAGCATAATTTGCATTATCGATAAGGCTACGCTCTACAAGATTATGCGCTCGAATATCGATATGACCCTCGCGCTGCTAAAGGTTGTTGCTTCGGAACTTGGTTTTTCCACTAACAGAACCGTTACGCTTACCCAAAAGCATATTCGTGGGCGTCTTGCCGAATCGTTGGTATTCCTTAAGGAAACATACGGTTTCGAGGATGATGGTGGAACGCTTAAGGTTTACCTGTCGCGTGAGGATTTGGCGAGCCTGTCGAATATGACAACGTCTAATGCAATCAGAACCCTTTCGAGCTTCGCTGCCGAGGATCTTATTCACCTCGATGGACGCCGAATCAAGATTCTTGATTTGAAAAAGTTAGAACGAATTAGCGATTTAGGATAA
- a CDS encoding type II restriction endonuclease — translation MEGIVEKAIQAVQRNDLSFAKYITANDTGATGAHQAGFHISKKARPLFFEKPGVKGSNLDKFITIKWQDDFETQSRAIYYGVGTRNEYRLTRFGKGFPFLTEDNVGDLLIITKVQEDYLQAFVLSADIDIDEFLAFFGLTPTSIGELINKSPILSPDDILSNCFRQYIQSVQSEFPSTFDLATQARTCFINAYQTTPTQIKSKPDESLLSWIDAEYRLFKAFENNRYSGRITSPFSSVEELIDVANTILNRRKSRAGKSLEHHLSEIFNRFELSFSTQAVTEGNKKPDFLFPSVEAYHNSRFDGNKLILLAAKTTCKDRWRQILNEADKIKTKHLFTLQQGISKNQLDEMYKYDVCLVVPNQFLNFFPKDYRSKILTLESFVQTVKAKQV, via the coding sequence ATGGAAGGGATAGTAGAAAAAGCGATTCAGGCGGTCCAGAGGAATGACCTATCGTTTGCCAAGTATATTACCGCCAATGATACCGGTGCAACCGGTGCCCATCAAGCAGGTTTCCATATTTCAAAAAAGGCGAGGCCGCTTTTTTTCGAAAAGCCTGGGGTAAAAGGATCAAACCTCGATAAATTCATCACCATAAAATGGCAGGATGACTTTGAGACCCAAAGCCGCGCCATTTACTATGGTGTCGGAACTAGAAATGAGTATCGCCTAACAAGGTTTGGGAAGGGTTTCCCGTTTCTAACAGAAGATAATGTAGGAGACCTGCTAATCATCACCAAAGTTCAAGAGGATTACCTCCAGGCCTTTGTTCTAAGCGCCGACATCGACATCGACGAATTCCTCGCATTCTTCGGCTTAACGCCAACCTCCATAGGCGAGCTCATCAACAAAAGCCCCATACTATCGCCCGATGACATCCTCTCCAATTGCTTTCGGCAGTACATACAATCCGTCCAATCCGAATTCCCATCGACCTTTGACTTAGCGACACAAGCCCGAACCTGCTTTATTAATGCTTACCAAACAACACCTACTCAAATAAAAAGCAAACCGGATGAATCGCTGCTAAGCTGGATTGATGCTGAATATAGGCTGTTCAAAGCGTTTGAGAACAATCGCTATTCAGGTAGAATTACGTCTCCCTTCTCCTCTGTAGAGGAGCTAATTGATGTAGCCAACACCATTCTAAACAGGAGAAAAAGCAGAGCAGGCAAATCCCTAGAGCATCACCTATCAGAGATCTTCAACAGATTCGAGCTATCCTTCAGCACCCAAGCGGTCACTGAAGGTAACAAGAAACCAGACTTTCTATTCCCAAGCGTTGAAGCATACCACAACTCAAGGTTTGACGGCAACAAATTAATTCTGCTAGCCGCTAAAACAACCTGCAAAGATCGGTGGAGGCAAATACTGAATGAAGCCGATAAGATTAAAACAAAACACCTGTTTACACTACAACAGGGCATTTCGAAGAACCAGCTCGATGAAATGTATAAATATGACGTTTGCCTAGTCGTCCCCAATCAATTTCTAAACTTTTTCCCAAAAGACTACAGGAGCAAGATTCTAACTCTTGAAAGCTTTGTTCAAACTGTTAAAGCGAAACAAGTTTAG
- a CDS encoding YkgJ family cysteine cluster protein, whose product MTPELSAIITRAKDNQNRIKDFFSKIKAKKLKNLDKLFHELHDEVFEEVDCLDCAGCCSSISPIVTDNDISRMAKHLRIKPSQVVAQHLYIDSDNDYVYHQTPCPFLMKDKYCNIYESRPRACREYPHTDRVNMHQILNLTYKNVFVCPAVALMVERLQQRIG is encoded by the coding sequence ATGACACCAGAACTTTCAGCAATTATCACAAGAGCAAAGGATAACCAGAATAGAATAAAGGATTTTTTCAGCAAGATAAAGGCGAAAAAACTTAAGAACCTCGATAAGCTTTTCCATGAACTCCACGACGAGGTATTTGAGGAAGTAGACTGCCTAGATTGCGCAGGTTGCTGCTCCTCCATCAGCCCAATAGTTACCGATAACGACATTTCGCGAATGGCGAAGCATCTACGCATAAAGCCATCTCAGGTTGTAGCACAACATCTTTACATCGACAGCGACAACGACTACGTTTACCATCAAACGCCATGTCCGTTTCTGATGAAGGATAAGTACTGCAACATCTACGAGTCGCGCCCACGCGCATGCCGCGAATATCCGCATACCGACAGGGTAAACATGCACCAAATTCTAAACCTGACCTATAAAAACGTATTTGTATGTCCAGCAGTAGCGCTGATGGTCGAGCGTTTACAGCAAAGAATAGGCTAA